A single genomic interval of Mangifera indica cultivar Alphonso chromosome 5, CATAS_Mindica_2.1, whole genome shotgun sequence harbors:
- the LOC123215419 gene encoding putative F-box/FBD/LRR-repeat protein At4g03220, producing the protein MAIIPENPKIPRIAYSEEDDDRISNLPIPILHHILSSLDTVDVIGLSAVSRQWRQLWLSMPCLYFDIFHKLYHHILYPAVALVHSISFHNLKSLKLRMCMDDWRMKLLVNLLKCSPNLEALTIYFDMCEFSKWEAPDQAIPCLTNHVNVVELFEVNGKQNELELMKFLLKHGQVLQKMSINWPIDIKGVEEIIPEIMKFPKTSSDVALRFHEPKFLFEFSEL; encoded by the exons atggcaaTCATTCctgaaaaccctaaaattccAAGAATCGCATATAGTGAGGAAGACGATGATAGAATCAGCAATCTGCCAATACCAATTCTTCATCACATATTGTCATCTCTTGACACCGTTGATGTTATCGGATTAAGCGCTGTTTCAAGACAATGGCGGCAATTGTGGCTGTCAATGCCCTGCTTGTATTTCGACATCTTCCACAAA TTGTACCACCATATTCTTTACCCAGCAGTTGCTCTAGTGCACAGCATTTCATTCCATAACTTGAAGTCCTTAAAACTGAGGATGTGCATGGATGATTGGAGAATGAAGTTATTGGTCAACCTGCTCAAATGTTCCCCAAATCTAGAAGCTCTTACAATATATTTTGACATG TGTGAATTTAGTAAGTGGGAAGCACCAGATCAGGCTATCCCATGTTTGACAAATCATGTGAATGTGGTTGAACTATTTGAGGTTAATGGTAAACAAAATGAACTTGAGTTGATGAAGTTTCTACTAAAGCATGGACAAGTACTGCAGAAAATGAGTATTAATTGGCCAATTGACATCAAGGGTGTTGAAGAGATTATCCCAGAGATTATGAAATTTCCAAAAACATCTTCAGATGTTGCACTGAGATTTCATGAGCCTAAGTTTCTGTTTGAGTTTTCCGAGTTATGA
- the LOC123216081 gene encoding cyclin-U4-1-like — protein sequence MAELENPVVMTNLIAFLSSLLQRAAESNDINCRLQPQKISVFHGLTRPSISIQRYLERIFKYANCSPSCFIVAYVYLDRFAQRQPSLPVNSFNVHRLLITSVMVAAKFMDDMYYSNAYYAKVGGISTTEMNFLEVDFLFGLGFSLNVTPNTFHTYCSYLQREMMLQPQPPLNIADSSLNIGRSHLCFNEDETSHQKQQQLAV from the exons ATGGCAGAGTTAGAGAACCCGGTTGTCATGACAAATCTTATCgcttttctctcttctctgcTTCAAAGAGCGGCTGAATCCAACGATATTAACTGTCGACTCCAGCCCCAGAAAATTTCTGTTTTTCATGGCCTAACTCGCCCTTCTATCTCCATTCAACGCTACTTAGAGAGAATTTTCAAGTACGCGAACTGTAGTCCCTCTTGCTTCATTGTTGCTTATGTTTATCTTGATCGGTTCGCCCAAAGGCAACCCTCGTTGCCCGTCAATTCTTTCAATGTTCATCGTTTGCTTATCACTAGTGTCATGGTTGCCGCAAAGTTCATGGATGATAT GTATTACAGCAATGCTTACTATGCAAAAGTTGGAGGAATCAGCACAACAGAGATGAACTTTCTTGAAGTAGATTTTCTGTTTGGATTGGGGTTCAGCTTAAACGTGACACCCAACACTTTTCACACTTACTGTTCATATCTTCAGAGAGAGATGATGCTGCAACCTCAACCACCATTAAATATTGCAGATTCATCTTTAAACATTGGAAGATCACACTTGTGTTTCAATGAAGATGAAACCTCACACCAAAAGCAGCAGCAGCTAGCTGTTTAA
- the LOC123215299 gene encoding pentatricopeptide repeat-containing protein At1g02150, which produces MFLQPSLHNHHNISLSSTLFYSQLLPCKVPIFTLHQTVKHQKLPIIRCSISQIHNYGTVDFERRPMIKWNAIYKKISLMENPEMGCASVLNQWENGGRKVTKWELSRVVKELRKFKRYKQALEVYDWMKNRGERFRLSASDAAIQLDLIAKVHGISSAEDFFLELRDTLKDRRVYGALLNAYVQARMRRDAELLFDKMRDKGYAMHSLPFNVMMTLYMNLKEYDKIDVMISEMMEKGVRLDVYSYNIWLSSCGSQGSGEKMEQIFEQMKMDRAINPNWTTFSTMATMYIKMGQFEKAEECLRRVESRITGRDKIPYHYLLSLYGGVGNKEEVYRVWKAYKSIFPSIPNLGYHAMISSLVRIGDIEGIENIYEEWLSVKSSYDPRIANLLLGCYVKEGNFDKAETFFNHMVEVGGKPNSTTWEILAEGHIGEKRIMEALSCFKEAFAAEGIKSWRPKPINVLTFFKLCDEESDTASKEVLVGLLRQTNYRKDKAYFSMIGLTDETVNTNALSVNDYNNDNVEDEDQPLLSQLQGSL; this is translated from the exons ATGTTTCTTCAACCTTCTCTTCATAATCACCACAACATTTCTCTCTCTTCAACCCTCTTTTATTCTCAGCTTCTTCCATGTAAAGTCCCAATCTTTACCCTCCATCAAACTGTAAAGCACCAGAAGCTCCCCATCATAAGATGCTCTATATCACAAATTCACAACTATGGAACAGTGGACTTTGAGCGAAGACCCATGATCAAGTGGAATGCTATTTACAAGAAAATATCTCTAATGGAGAACCCTGAAATGGGTTGTGCTTCTGTGTTGAATCAGTGGGAGAATGGTGGCAGGAAGGTTACAAAATGGGAGCTTTCTAGAGTTGTCAAGGAGTTGAGGAAGTTCAAGCGCTACAAGCAAGCTCTTGAG GTATATGATTGGATGAAGAATAGGGGAGAGAGGTTCAGATTGTCTGCTAGTGATGCTGCAATTCAGTTAGACCTAATTGCTAAAGTTCATGGAATATCTAGTGCTGAAGATTTTTTCCTTGAGCTTCGTGACACTTTAAAGGACAGGAGAGTATATGGGGCTCTTCTGAATGCCTATGTTCAGGCTAGAATGAGACGAGATGCAGAACTATTATTTGACAAAATGAGAGATAAGGGTTATGCTATGCACTCACTTCCATTCAATGTAATGATGACTCTTTATATGAACCTCAAGGAGTATGATAAAATTGATGTAATGATTTCAGAAATGATGGAGAAAGGCGTAAGACTAGATGTATATTCGTATAACATTTGGCTATCATCTTGTGGATCCCAAGGATCTGGAGAAAAAATGGAACAAATATTTGAACAGATGAAAATGGATAGAGCCATTAATCCAAACTGGACTACATTCAGCACAATGGCGACAATGTATATTAAGATGGGACAGTTTGAAAAGGCTGAAGAGTGCTTAAGGAGGGTTGAGAGCAGAATAACTGGTCGTGATAAGATTCCTTATCATTATCTCTTAAGTCTCTATGGTGGTGTCGGGAATAAAGAGGAGGTATATCGGGTATGGAAGGcttacaaatcaatttttccTAGCATTCCAAATTTGGGATACCATGCTATGATCTCATCATTGGTTAGGATTGGTGATATTGAAGGGATAGAGAATATATATGAGGAATGGCTATCTGTTAAGTCATCTTATGACCCTAGAATCGCAAATCTTCTCTTGGGATGTTATGTcaaagaaggaaattttgatAAAGCTGAGACTTTCTTCAATCACATGGTTGAAGTGGGAGGAAAGCCAAATTCAACGACATGGGAGATTCTTGCTGAAGGGCATATTGGAGAGAAGAGAATTATGGAGGCTTTGTCTTGCTTCAAGGAAGCTTTTGCAGCTGAGGGAATAAAGAGTTGGAGGCCAAAACCTATAAATGTGCTTACCTTTTTTAAACTCTGTGATGAAGAATCTGACACGGCAAGTAAAGAGGTTTTGGTGGGACTATTAAGGCAGACTAATTATCGGAAAGACAAAGCTTATTTTTCAATGATTGGCTTAACTGATGAAACTGTTAATACCAATGCTTTATCAGTGAATGACTATAACAATGACaatgttgaagatgaagatcaACCACTCCTAAGCCAACTGCAGGGTAGCCTGTGA
- the LOC123215418 gene encoding uncharacterized protein LOC123215418, which produces MREEITEIKDILAVLCQKEIKGKMIVEQSEVQENKGDSGGTSGTDLEHIGEVTLARTNGGGDIYPRRIEIPMFGGDDPVGWIFRAEKYFSVNRVRTEDMVKAAGVCMEGTALTWLQWEEARGTFNSWEAFKAALVERFRVTREGSAYEELYSLRQWGSVADYRFQFEKLTAALLDLSDAALKGAFINGLRDEIRAEIRLMEPASLRQAMGAAQRIEDRNTLLGQVRDWRRSMKPNPNPNYYLPVTPASNHNNLLQPNLQKIPSTQSISFTRPTHTNTSRPPTTATSGRLPVSASSSNTSMIRPPVSRAPNNASSMRRLPFRRLTDAEQQEKFLKRLCFRCDEPFGPNHQCRQKTLRVLIVGDENEDGGIPDSGELMMTQAAAADLDAVVIPEEPIELAAHSVAGISPYRTFKVAGDISGHEVLNS; this is translated from the exons ATGAGGGAAGAAATAACAGAGATTAAGGATATATTAGCAGTGCTATGCCAAAAggaaattaaaggaaaaatgatCGTTGAACAATCTGAAGTGCAGGAAAATAAGGGAGATTCAGGAGGTACTAGTGGGACGGACCTAGAACATATAGGCGAAGTGACCTTAGCTAGAACAAATGGAGGAGGGGACATATATCCTCGTCGAATCGAAATCCCGATGTTTGGTGGAGACGATCCCGTTGGATGGATATTTAGAGCAGAAAAATATTTCTCTGTCAACCGGGTCAGGACGGAGGACATGGTGAAGGCCGCAGGTGTTTGCATGGAAGGAACCGCCCTAACGTGGTTACAATGGGAGGAAGCTCGGGGAACCTTCAACAGTTGGGAGGCATTTAAGGCAGCACTAGTGGAACGATTTCGGGTTACACGAGAGGGGTCAGCTTATGAAGAACTCTACTCACTCCGGCAATGGGGCTCCGTCGCAGATTACAGGTTCCAGTTTGAGAAATTAACCGCAGCTCTGTTAGATTTATCTGATGCGGCTCTGAAGGGCGCTTTCATCAATGGGCTGAGAGATGAGATTAGAGCAGAGATCCGACTCATGGAACCCGCCTCCTTGCGCCAGGCCATGGGTGCAGCTCAGCGTATCGAGGACCGCAACACCTTATTGGGTCAAGTGAGAGATTGGCGTCGATCCATGAAACCAAACCCAAATCCAAACTATTATCTACCAGTGACTCCAGCAAGCAACCACAACAATTTACTCCAGCCCAACCTACAGAAAATCCCATCCACCCAATCCATATCTTTCACCAGACCCACCCACACAAATACATCTCGCCCTCCAACCACAGCAACAAGTGGACGACTTCCAGTCAGTGCAAGCAGCTCCAACACCAGCATGATCAGACCACCAGTGTCAAGAGCTCCAAACAACGCCAGTAGCATGCGTCGCCTGCCTTTCCGTCGACTTACTGACGCCgaacaacaagaaaaatttttgaAGCGCCTTTGTTTTCGTTGTGATGAACCGTTCGGGCCCAACCACCAATGTCGCCAGAAAACGCTTCGAGTCCTGATCGTGGGTGATGAGAATGAAGATGGAGGCATACCAGACTCTGGCGAATTAATGATGACCCAAGCAGCAGCGGCAGATCTTGATGCAGTAGTCATTCCAGAGGAACCCATTGAACTGGCTGCTCATTCAGTCGCCGGAATCAGCCCTTATCGCACATTCAAGGTCGCTGGAGACATTTCAGGACATGAG GTGCTCAACAGTTGA